In a genomic window of Prochlorococcus marinus subsp. marinus str. CCMP1375:
- a CDS encoding photosystem I reaction center subunit II PsaD: protein MTEVLKGSLPQSIGSTGGLLNSAETEEKYAITWTSKKSQAFELPTGGAAMMNEGENIMYFARKEQCLALGTQFRGFKPRIEDFKIYRIFPGGDTEYLHPKDGVFPEKVNEGRPITNHNPRRIGQNPNPASIKFTGKNTFDA, encoded by the coding sequence ATGACTGAAGTTCTCAAAGGTAGTCTCCCTCAAAGTATTGGAAGTACAGGAGGCCTTCTGAATTCTGCTGAAACTGAGGAGAAGTATGCAATAACTTGGACAAGTAAAAAATCACAAGCTTTTGAACTCCCTACAGGGGGAGCAGCCATGATGAACGAAGGAGAGAATATTATGTATTTTGCTAGAAAGGAGCAATGCCTAGCCTTAGGGACTCAATTTAGAGGTTTTAAGCCTAGAATTGAGGACTTTAAAATTTATAGAATTTTCCCAGGAGGAGATACAGAGTATCTTCATCCAAAAGATGGGGTATTCCCAGAAAAAGTTAATGAGGGTAGACCAATTACAAATCATAATCCTCGCAGAATTGGTCAGAATCCAAATCCTGCAAGCATTAAATTTACTGGTAAAAACACGTTCGACGCTTGA
- a CDS encoding dehydrogenase: MGLTPALFAKVLRLNFWSVVFLTLHASCIPLFLSAENLDSFLGQRIQKNARWVGNQVVSPSISILILAGHADSQGIEGAGTVGEAVGINGSKPMDPEISDELFWNFKIQDAVVKVGKDNGLTIDSYSPSIRTIVDENDFQTNWSVGSRHAAKGGYVIEIHFDSYGKHGFGSGLIPPLSKNINNIDEALAQSFGRYPIFFRGGLGGPRRQIRILEIGKLEGDLEKKLRDLDSRDKTIEKIANLIVQGILDGVMKTGPFNPLRDEDDIFLPDSHL, encoded by the coding sequence ATGGGACTAACTCCCGCGTTATTTGCAAAGGTTCTCAGATTAAATTTTTGGAGTGTTGTTTTTCTAACTCTTCATGCTTCATGTATCCCGTTATTTCTTTCTGCAGAAAATCTTGATTCTTTTCTCGGTCAAAGAATTCAGAAAAATGCTAGATGGGTTGGCAATCAAGTTGTATCACCTTCAATCTCGATTTTGATTTTGGCTGGGCATGCTGATTCTCAAGGAATTGAAGGAGCGGGTACGGTCGGAGAGGCAGTAGGTATAAATGGATCTAAACCTATGGATCCAGAAATTAGTGATGAACTGTTTTGGAATTTTAAAATTCAAGATGCTGTGGTCAAAGTAGGCAAGGATAATGGGTTGACGATTGACTCTTATTCTCCAAGTATTAGAACCATAGTTGATGAAAATGATTTTCAGACAAATTGGTCAGTTGGTTCTCGACATGCTGCAAAGGGTGGCTATGTCATTGAGATTCACTTTGACTCTTATGGTAAACACGGTTTTGGCTCAGGATTAATTCCACCATTGTCCAAAAATATCAACAATATTGATGAGGCGCTTGCTCAGAGCTTTGGACGTTATCCAATATTTTTTCGTGGCGGTTTGGGTGGGCCAAGACGCCAAATAAGAATTTTGGAAATAGGCAAATTAGAGGGCGATCTGGAAAAAAAATTAAGAGACTTAGATTCAAGGGACAAGACAATAGAGAAAATTGCAAATCTCATTGTTCAAGGGATCTTGGATGGTGTGATGAAAACTGGTCCTTTTAATCCACTGCGTGATGAGGACGACATTTTTCTTCCAGACTCTCATCTGTAA
- the gshA gene encoding glutamate--cysteine ligase yields the protein MKDFLLKGFEVELFTGLNTGKHVGVSDAVANEFSDFVKEPDQRNLEYITKPEKYYENIKELLLEPRRRLRNWLRSRDLTILPGSTLSLGDSSKFIRSDPSNPYHKFIELNYGTKVVTASIHINLGIEDISVIFEALRLVRCEAALYLALSASSPFLDGVPTGVHSQRWIQFPKTPKKVPLFLNHSHYVKWIEQQLNTGTMCNERHLWTAVRPNGSRRPYELNRLELRICDLITDCDLLLAITALLELRVISLIKNPNQLDPVKISKLSAVELVDLSDMNEVKAATNSLDATLYHWRDGHEISCRDWITELIDEVKPIAIELDLLSVLAPIQEVLDKGNQSMKWLESFSHGMSLPLLLQDSIETMRNQEDHSRTKLVDNSSS from the coding sequence ATGAAAGATTTTTTGCTCAAAGGCTTTGAAGTTGAACTTTTTACAGGTCTTAATACTGGAAAGCATGTAGGTGTATCTGATGCAGTAGCTAATGAGTTTTCAGATTTTGTGAAGGAACCAGATCAACGTAATCTTGAATATATTACAAAGCCTGAAAAATATTATGAAAATATCAAAGAATTACTTTTGGAGCCTAGAAGAAGATTGCGAAATTGGTTAAGAAGTAGAGATTTAACTATTTTGCCAGGAAGTACTTTAAGTTTAGGAGATAGTTCCAAGTTTATAAGATCTGATCCTTCAAATCCTTATCATAAATTTATTGAATTAAACTATGGTACAAAAGTAGTTACAGCTAGTATTCATATTAATTTAGGGATTGAAGACATATCTGTTATTTTTGAAGCTCTTCGTTTAGTTAGATGTGAGGCTGCTCTTTATTTAGCGCTAAGTGCAAGCTCTCCTTTTTTAGATGGTGTACCTACTGGAGTTCATTCACAAAGATGGATTCAATTTCCAAAAACACCAAAGAAAGTACCTTTGTTTTTAAATCATTCTCATTATGTGAAGTGGATAGAGCAACAACTTAATACGGGAACTATGTGCAATGAGCGCCATCTCTGGACTGCTGTTAGACCTAACGGATCGAGACGTCCTTACGAATTGAATCGATTGGAGCTTCGCATATGTGACTTGATTACAGATTGTGATTTGCTTTTGGCGATTACGGCTTTACTTGAATTGAGAGTCATTAGTCTTATAAAGAATCCAAATCAATTGGATCCAGTTAAAATCAGCAAGCTTAGCGCTGTTGAACTTGTTGATTTAAGTGATATGAATGAAGTGAAAGCTGCGACAAATAGTCTTGATGCTACTTTGTACCATTGGCGTGATGGCCATGAAATTTCTTGTCGTGATTGGATTACTGAATTAATTGATGAAGTAAAACCAATAGCAATTGAGTTAGACCTCTTGTCTGTTCTTGCACCAATTCAGGAAGTTTTGGATAAAGGGAATCAGTCAATGAAATGGCTGGAATCTTTTTCGCATGGAATGTCTTTGCCGCTTCTGCTTCAAGATTCTATTGAGACAATGAGAAATCAGGAAGATCACTCAAGAACTAAATTAGTTGACAATAGTTCCTCATGA
- a CDS encoding anthranilate synthase component I family protein, with protein sequence MSISDRVSFLDAASRGINFIPLVQTWPADLETPLSTWLKIGQKNPPGVLLESVEGGDTLGRWSVVASNPLWVVTIKGEKITRTWRNNEKEEFVGNPFELLRKCLAPYKSQLIPGLPSLGQLYGMWGYELIKWIEPKVPVYSQNDEQFPDGIWMFMDKILIFDQVKRLITAVSYGDLTSADSPEDAYEKAFQGIKEFESLMQEPLPSIKSLKWNQKPSIPDSIESNWSKSEFEHAVEEAKEYISKGDIFQLVLSQKFTTQVPHSPLELYRSLRIVNPSPFMAFYDFGDWQLIGSSPEVMVQAKPIDKKVSASLRPIAGTRPRGKTANEDSELEAQLLADPKEIAEHVMLVDLGRNDLGRVCRAGSVSVNELMIIEKYSHVMHIVSELQGYLKDDMDVWDLLMAAFPAGTVSGAPKIRAMQLIHELEPHIRGPYSGVYGSMDLNGALNTAITIRTMLVSHHSKDLFNVEVQAGAGIVADSIPQNEFQETLNKAKGMLIALGCLEPSI encoded by the coding sequence ATGTCAATATCTGATCGTGTTTCTTTTTTAGATGCTGCTTCTAGGGGTATAAATTTTATTCCCTTAGTTCAAACTTGGCCAGCAGATCTTGAGACTCCTCTTTCTACATGGCTAAAAATTGGCCAGAAGAATCCACCAGGGGTTCTGCTTGAATCAGTTGAAGGTGGAGATACTTTGGGTAGGTGGAGTGTTGTAGCGTCCAATCCATTATGGGTAGTGACTATAAAAGGAGAGAAAATAACTAGAACTTGGAGAAATAACGAGAAAGAAGAATTTGTTGGAAATCCATTTGAACTTCTTAGAAAGTGTTTAGCACCATATAAATCGCAATTAATTCCTGGCCTGCCATCTTTAGGGCAGCTTTATGGAATGTGGGGATATGAGTTGATCAAATGGATTGAACCTAAAGTACCAGTGTATTCTCAAAATGATGAACAATTCCCTGATGGTATCTGGATGTTCATGGATAAAATTTTAATTTTTGATCAAGTTAAAAGACTAATCACAGCAGTATCTTATGGAGATTTGACGTCCGCGGATTCCCCTGAAGACGCGTATGAAAAAGCCTTCCAAGGAATTAAGGAATTTGAGAGTCTTATGCAAGAACCACTGCCTTCTATTAAATCTTTGAAATGGAACCAAAAGCCTTCAATACCTGATTCCATTGAGAGTAATTGGAGCAAGTCTGAATTTGAACATGCTGTTGAAGAAGCAAAAGAATACATTTCTAAAGGCGATATTTTTCAACTTGTTTTGAGTCAAAAATTTACGACCCAAGTTCCTCACTCTCCTTTGGAACTCTATAGGAGTTTGCGAATAGTCAACCCTTCTCCATTTATGGCTTTTTATGATTTTGGTGATTGGCAACTTATTGGATCTAGTCCCGAGGTCATGGTTCAGGCGAAGCCTATTGATAAAAAAGTTTCAGCAAGTTTACGCCCAATTGCAGGTACTCGCCCGAGAGGAAAAACTGCTAATGAAGATTCCGAGTTGGAAGCTCAACTTTTAGCTGATCCTAAAGAAATAGCTGAGCATGTCATGTTAGTAGATCTAGGCCGCAACGATTTAGGACGCGTCTGCAGAGCAGGTTCTGTATCAGTAAATGAATTAATGATTATCGAAAAATATTCGCATGTCATGCATATTGTTAGTGAGCTGCAGGGATACCTTAAAGATGATATGGATGTATGGGATTTATTGATGGCAGCATTCCCTGCAGGAACAGTCTCAGGGGCGCCAAAAATTAGAGCTATGCAATTAATTCATGAGTTGGAACCTCATATCAGAGGACCTTATTCTGGCGTATATGGTTCGATGGATTTAAATGGAGCATTAAATACTGCAATAACGATTCGTACAATGCTTGTGTCTCATCATTCCAAGGATCTTTTTAATGTGGAAGTTCAAGCCGGTGCAGGAATTGTGGCTGATTCAATTCCACAAAATGAATTTCAAGAAACTTTGAATAAAGCCAAAGGAATGCTTATCGCTTTGGGTTGCCTAGAACCTTCTATTTGA
- a CDS encoding sensor histidine kinase: MVNTASISSIQQRMALGAPTGSVDEQIVRRLWWAALDILQEQILLPMNLEKGLWLASPLPALYESKLLARLQGWVWAPEELSMLSSPYAGLLPASTRSIHQGNVSGSKHFRRLPLRKNDGQDPLLIILTPEVQIALALQGEPGKRNLIMRSDPETLTDVLNILDQRLNLEAPEQAKEIRDSLADLGQLTSNEDVAKVFWPLIASRLAGIAPSLNIQTYQNSEQLDQHESQPPGEISLLEALTHEIRTPLATIRTLIRSILRREDLAPTVVSRLKEIDAECTEQIDRFGLIFNAVELERNQTQKSDLAKTDLGNILEILFPVWEQQLNRRGIKLQLDITPDLPEVLSDPERLELMLGGLIDRNTRGIQNGGILLLELRPAGQRLKLKITSNFSYTKQRNESTFDQNSDLGTVLSWNPNTGSLQLTQAATQRLLASLGGRLIRRRDRGITIFFPTAEIK, encoded by the coding sequence GTGGTAAATACAGCTTCAATTAGTTCTATTCAGCAGCGTATGGCTCTTGGTGCACCTACTGGAAGCGTTGATGAGCAAATTGTTCGAAGACTGTGGTGGGCTGCATTGGATATTCTCCAAGAACAAATTTTGTTGCCTATGAACCTTGAGAAAGGACTCTGGCTTGCTTCACCTTTACCAGCTCTCTATGAGTCAAAATTATTGGCGCGATTGCAAGGATGGGTATGGGCTCCTGAGGAACTGTCGATGCTTAGTTCTCCTTACGCAGGCTTATTGCCTGCATCTACCAGGTCGATTCATCAGGGTAATGTTTCTGGCTCTAAGCATTTTAGGCGGTTGCCTTTACGTAAAAATGATGGACAAGATCCTTTGCTAATAATACTTACTCCTGAAGTGCAGATAGCTCTTGCTTTGCAAGGTGAACCAGGTAAAAGAAATTTAATTATGAGAAGTGATCCTGAAACTTTGACTGATGTATTAAATATTTTGGATCAAAGATTGAATCTAGAAGCTCCAGAACAAGCAAAGGAAATACGAGATTCTTTGGCAGATTTAGGCCAGTTAACCAGCAATGAAGATGTAGCAAAGGTTTTTTGGCCTCTTATTGCTTCTAGGTTGGCAGGTATTGCGCCTAGCTTAAATATTCAGACTTACCAGAATTCAGAGCAATTAGATCAACACGAGTCTCAACCTCCAGGAGAAATTTCATTATTAGAAGCTCTCACTCATGAAATTCGTACTCCTTTGGCAACTATTAGAACACTTATCCGGTCAATATTGCGAAGGGAGGATTTAGCTCCTACGGTTGTTTCTAGATTAAAAGAAATTGATGCAGAATGTACAGAGCAAATTGATAGATTTGGGTTGATTTTTAATGCTGTTGAGCTTGAAAGAAATCAAACTCAAAAGTCAGATTTAGCTAAAACGGATTTGGGGAATATTCTTGAAATATTATTTCCTGTTTGGGAACAACAATTGAATAGACGTGGAATTAAACTTCAATTAGATATAACACCAGACTTACCAGAGGTCCTGAGTGATCCTGAACGTCTTGAATTGATGTTGGGAGGATTAATTGATAGAAATACTAGAGGGATTCAAAATGGAGGGATTCTCTTGTTGGAATTGAGACCAGCAGGACAACGTCTAAAACTCAAAATCACCAGTAATTTCTCATATACAAAACAAAGGAATGAAAGCACTTTTGATCAAAATTCTGATCTTGGGACTGTATTAAGTTGGAACCCAAATACAGGAAGCCTTCAATTGACTCAAGCTGCTACTCAAAGATTATTGGCAAGTCTTGGTGGGAGATTAATCAGAAGACGAGATAGAGGGATAACAATATTTTTTCCCACAGCAGAAATCAAATAA
- the hemF gene encoding oxygen-dependent coproporphyrinogen oxidase: MSLSQPSTQSRVKVKSFLTGLQDDICKGLENIDGEGTFQEESWERPEGGGGRSRVMREGRIFEQGGVNFSEVHGEELPPSILNQRPEAKGHKWFATGTSMVLHPRNPYIPTVHLNYRYFEAGPVWWFGGGADLTPYYPYLKDTRHFHKIHQEACDSINPKLHKVFKPWCDEYFFLKHRNESRGVGGIFFDYQDGSGKLYKGQNPNGLSSIASKELGEYKLSWEDLFSLAKACGNAFLPSYIPIIEKRHNQTFSDRERNFQLYRRGRYVEFNLVWDRGTIFGLQTNGRTESILMSLPPLARWEYGFKAPPESRESLLTDVFTKPQEWFTDESLEEKCRPHHAVD, translated from the coding sequence ATGAGCCTTAGCCAACCATCAACACAATCAAGAGTTAAGGTAAAAAGTTTTCTCACAGGTCTTCAAGATGACATATGCAAAGGACTTGAAAATATAGATGGTGAGGGTACTTTTCAAGAAGAATCATGGGAACGACCTGAAGGCGGTGGTGGGCGATCTAGAGTCATGAGAGAAGGGAGGATTTTTGAACAGGGTGGAGTAAATTTTTCAGAAGTACACGGTGAAGAATTACCTCCCTCAATCCTGAACCAACGACCAGAAGCAAAAGGTCATAAGTGGTTCGCGACTGGGACTTCAATGGTCCTACATCCTAGAAATCCTTATATACCAACTGTTCATCTAAATTATCGTTACTTTGAAGCAGGCCCAGTTTGGTGGTTTGGGGGAGGGGCAGATCTTACTCCTTACTATCCCTATTTAAAAGATACTCGTCATTTTCACAAAATTCATCAAGAAGCATGCGACTCTATCAATCCTAAACTTCACAAAGTTTTTAAACCATGGTGTGATGAATATTTCTTCTTAAAGCACCGGAATGAAAGTAGAGGCGTAGGAGGAATATTTTTTGATTATCAAGATGGGTCTGGGAAATTATATAAAGGACAAAATCCTAATGGACTTTCTTCAATTGCTTCTAAAGAGCTTGGAGAATACAAACTATCTTGGGAAGATCTTTTCTCGCTCGCAAAGGCATGTGGCAATGCATTCCTACCCTCTTACATTCCAATTATTGAAAAACGTCATAATCAAACGTTTAGTGATAGAGAGAGGAACTTCCAGTTATACCGACGTGGAAGATACGTTGAATTTAATTTGGTTTGGGATAGAGGGACTATTTTTGGACTGCAAACTAATGGAAGAACAGAATCTATCCTCATGTCTTTACCACCACTGGCACGATGGGAATATGGATTTAAAGCTCCTCCAGAATCAAGAGAATCTCTACTCACTGACGTCTTTACAAAACCACAAGAATGGTTTACAGATGAGAGTCTGGAAGAAAAATGTCGTCCTCATCACGCAGTGGATTAA
- the rodA gene encoding rod shape-determining protein RodA, whose translation MPSIVNSFARQSNRSTKLDFRRKQLNDAELILWFVPLSLVVLSSVLIASTQRQVFYGSWYQHLITAVFGGFLALIISRLHLERIRNFLFPLYLITISSLLAVKLLGVSALGAQRWLSIGGLNIQPSEIAKISLIIILASILENQKFNSPIQLWRPFVVILIPWFLVFIQPDLGTSLVFGAVLLIMLYWSGMPLEWLLLFLSGILTAVLVGIFHWGLFLWIPFMGFLAYRSLPKKYLSAFLTMSTLSGIAISTPWLWINALKDYQRDRLILFLDPGKDPLGGGYHLIQSTIGIGSGGLFGTGLLQGQLTKLRFIPEQHTDFIFSALGEEIGFFGTMFVSIAFLLFIFRLLTIARNAYTNFESLIVIGIATMILFQVAVNIFMTIGLGPITGIPLPFMSYGRTALIASFIGLGLCLSVSRRAKLFHRN comes from the coding sequence ATGCCTTCTATTGTTAATTCTTTTGCTCGACAGAGTAATCGATCAACAAAATTAGATTTCAGAAGAAAACAGTTAAATGATGCTGAATTAATTCTTTGGTTTGTTCCTTTAAGTTTAGTTGTTTTATCTAGTGTATTAATTGCAAGTACTCAAAGACAAGTATTTTATGGCAGTTGGTACCAGCATTTAATTACTGCAGTATTTGGGGGTTTTCTTGCATTAATTATTTCTCGATTGCATTTAGAAAGAATACGTAATTTTTTATTTCCTTTATACTTAATTACTATTTCTAGTCTTTTAGCTGTAAAACTTTTAGGTGTTTCTGCTTTAGGGGCACAACGCTGGCTCAGTATTGGAGGATTAAATATTCAGCCCTCTGAAATTGCAAAAATCTCTTTGATAATTATTCTTGCTTCTATACTTGAAAATCAAAAGTTTAATTCTCCAATACAATTATGGAGGCCTTTTGTAGTCATTTTAATACCTTGGTTTTTGGTTTTTATTCAACCTGATTTAGGCACGTCACTTGTTTTTGGAGCAGTCTTGTTGATTATGCTTTATTGGTCAGGTATGCCGTTGGAGTGGTTGTTATTATTTTTATCAGGAATTCTTACAGCTGTTTTAGTTGGAATATTTCATTGGGGACTTTTTTTATGGATTCCTTTCATGGGATTCTTGGCATATCGTTCATTGCCTAAAAAATATTTGAGTGCATTTTTAACAATGAGCACTTTAAGTGGAATAGCTATTTCTACACCTTGGCTTTGGATTAATGCCTTAAAGGATTATCAACGAGATCGACTCATATTATTTCTTGATCCAGGGAAAGATCCTCTTGGCGGAGGTTATCATTTAATTCAAAGTACTATAGGGATAGGGTCAGGAGGCCTTTTTGGAACCGGTTTATTACAAGGTCAATTGACTAAATTACGCTTTATTCCGGAACAACATACAGATTTTATTTTTAGTGCATTAGGAGAAGAAATAGGCTTTTTTGGAACAATGTTTGTATCAATTGCATTTTTGCTATTCATTTTTCGGCTATTGACTATTGCTAGAAATGCTTATACAAATTTTGAGTCTTTAATTGTTATTGGAATCGCTACTATGATTTTATTTCAAGTGGCAGTAAATATTTTTATGACCATTGGTCTTGGACCTATAACTGGTATTCCATTACCATTTATGAGTTATGGAAGAACAGCATTGATCGCTAGTTTTATTGGGTTAGGACTGTGTCTATCTGTATCTCGTAGAGCAAAATTATTTCATCGAAATTAG
- a CDS encoding cofactor assembly of complex C subunit B, which translates to MESSYYSTFILTILLAIGLAFFLRAASKDRTTIVDISSPLPPLDVLNGISNWLEERGWRREGGDADRKVLRFNGRVSSSPVLAVFLSILCGLGGACLGLVICQLYASLNWWPLVLVLLGPFAGFFYRNRASRIESLEMRLVSKVNDKKSQLRIKAHRDELIAIEAELAENLQLASDGSLTSSPI; encoded by the coding sequence ATGGAATCCTCATATTATTCAACATTTATTTTAACGATATTGTTAGCTATTGGTCTTGCCTTTTTTCTACGAGCGGCTAGCAAAGATCGTACAACTATTGTAGATATTTCCTCACCCTTGCCTCCGCTAGATGTGTTAAATGGAATTAGCAATTGGCTTGAGGAGCGTGGATGGAGAAGAGAAGGTGGAGATGCTGATAGAAAAGTGCTTAGGTTTAACGGTCGTGTTTCATCTAGCCCAGTATTAGCTGTTTTCTTATCAATACTTTGTGGATTAGGAGGTGCTTGTTTGGGATTAGTGATTTGTCAGCTTTATGCTTCATTAAATTGGTGGCCATTAGTACTTGTTCTGCTAGGCCCTTTTGCAGGCTTCTTTTATAGAAATAGAGCTTCGAGAATAGAGTCCTTAGAAATGAGATTAGTAAGCAAGGTTAATGATAAGAAAAGTCAATTGCGCATAAAGGCGCATAGAGATGAATTGATTGCTATAGAAGCAGAACTAGCAGAGAACCTTCAATTGGCAAGCGATGGTTCATTGACTTCTTCTCCAATTTGA
- a CDS encoding ribonuclease D, whose translation MSSFAKKPASFKVFETDLDDQWTQHFSTQSCLAIDTEAMGLIHGRDRLCLVQICDEQDNVACIKIQQHQTKANNLQSLMEDSAIEKVFHYARFDVAAISCNLNIAVNSIFCTKLASKIGRTYSPRHGLKEVILELVGIELDKQAQSSDWGRVGELTEKQLEYATNDVRYLIQARNQLEKMLIREDRWELTKRCFECISVMSELDIRRFHNIFEH comes from the coding sequence ATGTCAAGCTTTGCCAAAAAGCCAGCCAGTTTTAAGGTCTTTGAGACTGACCTTGATGATCAATGGACGCAACATTTTTCCACACAATCCTGCTTAGCTATAGATACAGAAGCGATGGGTCTTATACATGGTCGTGATCGACTTTGTCTAGTTCAAATCTGCGATGAGCAAGATAATGTTGCTTGTATAAAAATCCAACAACACCAAACAAAAGCAAATAATCTCCAATCATTAATGGAAGATTCCGCTATTGAGAAAGTATTCCATTATGCAAGATTTGATGTAGCTGCTATTTCATGCAATCTCAATATTGCTGTAAATTCAATATTCTGCACAAAATTAGCGAGCAAAATTGGGAGGACATATTCCCCTAGGCATGGATTAAAAGAAGTGATTTTGGAACTTGTTGGAATAGAACTAGATAAACAAGCTCAAAGTAGCGATTGGGGAAGAGTTGGTGAGCTAACAGAAAAGCAACTAGAATACGCTACTAATGATGTTCGCTATCTTATTCAAGCAAGAAATCAATTAGAAAAAATGTTAATCAGAGAAGACAGGTGGGAGCTAACAAAACGGTGTTTTGAATGTATATCGGTCATGTCAGAATTAGACATCAGACGTTTTCACAATATTTTTGAACATTAA
- a CDS encoding Mrp/NBP35 family ATP-binding protein gives MLSEEELLKALSSIKDSGSNRSVVDLGWLDQLRINHPKAIVRLNLPSYAQSQRDRIAAEAKRIVESYREISELQIELSNANGQSEIGNAGHGQVSSLQKIPGVKNVIAVSSGKGGVGKSTVAVNLACGLSQKGYSVGLLDADIYGPNTPIMLGVSDKTPEVQGSGAEQKIIPIESFGISMVSMGLLIDDNQPVIWRGPMLNGIIRQFLYQASWGEKDFLVVDLPPGTGDAQLSLAQAVPMSGVLIVTTPQKVSLQDSRRGLAMFKQMNVPILGVIENMSSFIPPDQPEREYAIFGTGGGQVLSEENSVPLLAKLPLEMNTSNGNEEDKPIVFQYPDSKTAKAFERLALSVLEIIETNSN, from the coding sequence ATGCTTTCCGAAGAAGAGCTACTGAAAGCACTTTCTTCTATAAAAGACTCTGGGAGTAATCGATCCGTAGTCGATCTTGGTTGGTTAGATCAACTAAGAATTAACCACCCCAAGGCAATTGTTCGATTGAATTTACCCAGCTATGCACAAAGCCAAAGGGATCGAATAGCTGCTGAGGCAAAAAGAATTGTTGAGAGTTATAGAGAAATCTCTGAATTGCAGATTGAATTAAGCAATGCCAATGGTCAATCAGAAATTGGTAATGCTGGGCATGGTCAAGTCTCCTCTCTTCAGAAAATTCCTGGAGTTAAGAATGTAATTGCAGTTAGCAGTGGGAAAGGAGGAGTAGGTAAAAGTACCGTTGCAGTAAATCTTGCTTGTGGACTTTCTCAAAAAGGATATAGCGTGGGTTTACTTGATGCAGATATATATGGTCCAAATACGCCAATTATGCTTGGAGTATCAGATAAAACTCCAGAAGTTCAAGGTAGTGGAGCTGAACAGAAAATTATTCCAATTGAGAGCTTTGGAATTTCCATGGTTTCTATGGGATTGCTAATTGACGACAATCAACCAGTGATTTGGCGTGGACCAATGCTGAATGGGATTATTAGACAATTTCTCTATCAAGCTAGTTGGGGCGAAAAAGACTTTTTGGTAGTTGATCTTCCCCCTGGCACAGGAGATGCGCAGCTTTCGCTTGCTCAGGCTGTTCCGATGAGTGGCGTTTTAATAGTCACTACTCCTCAAAAAGTCTCATTGCAAGATTCACGCAGAGGCTTGGCTATGTTCAAGCAAATGAATGTTCCAATACTTGGAGTAATAGAAAATATGTCTAGTTTCATCCCCCCTGATCAGCCGGAGAGAGAATATGCAATATTTGGCACAGGTGGTGGACAAGTCTTATCGGAAGAAAACTCTGTACCTCTACTAGCAAAATTGCCTTTAGAAATGAATACTTCTAATGGGAATGAGGAAGATAAACCCATAGTTTTTCAATACCCAGATTCAAAAACTGCAAAGGCTTTTGAAAGACTAGCTCTTTCAGTTTTAGAAATTATTGAGACAAATTCAAATTAA